GGAATATCGATCTCCTCGCGAGATGGTACGCGGGCAATGCGTGCGTTTTTCGCATTTAGGTCCCGTTCCAACCAAGCTGGAGTCGTTTTCGTTTCGGCCGATTCCAACAATTCTTTGATACGCGGGGATTCCAAGCTTTTTTCGTTGATTCCGATAACATCCCCAACTCGTGTCAAATAGGACGGAATATCCACCCGTTTGCCATTCACTGTAATATGACCGTGACGCACGATCTGGCGTGCTTCCGGACGGGAAGCCGCAAACCCGAGGCGATATACCACATTGTCCAATCGACTTTCCAAAATTTGAAGCAATGTCTCACCTGTAATTCCTTTACGACGGGCAGCTTCCTGATAATAGCTGCGGAATTGGCTTTCCAGTACTCCGTAAACACGGCGCGCTTTTTGCTTTTCACGGAGCTGCAATCCGTATTCAGACACTTTTTTACGCGTTTGTCCATGTTGACCGGGCGCATATGGACGACGGTCAATGGCACATTTATCGCTATAGCAGCGTTCACCTTTAAGATACAGTTTCACGCCTTCTCTGCGGCACAGCCGACAGACGGCACCAGTATATCTTGCCATTCTAGTGTTGACACCTCCTGTTGAGATTATACTTTATATACGAATGATTCAAGTCAATCTGCACATACTATATAGTCGCGCCGGTATGCCAAACCGAAGCTTTGCATATTGACAAACGTTTGATTTCTCCGTTAAACGCGGCGGCGCTTCGGAGGACGGCAACCGTTGTGCGGAATCGGAGTTACGTCACGAATCATTGCAACTTCCAAACCTACAGCCTGCAAGGATCGAATTGCAGCTTCACGACCAGCACCCGGCCCTTTTACAAACACTTCAACCGTTTTCATGCCATGTTCCATAGCTGCTTGAGCAGCCGCTTCGGCAGCCATCTGAGCAGCAAACGGCGTGGATTTACGAGAACCTTTAAAACCGAGTCCGCCTGCACTTGCCCACGAAATTGCATTACCGCTTGGATCGGTGATGGTAACGATCGTATTGTTAAACGTGGATCTGATATGCGCAACGCCCGCTTCGACGTTTTTTCGATCGCGCCGTTTTGTGCGAGCTGCAGCTTTACCACGTGCTTTACCAGCAGCTTTAGCCATGTTTTCTGTTTACCCCCTTTATTTTTTCTTGCCGGCAACCGTACGACGCGGCCCCTTACGGGTACGAGCGTTCGTTTTGGTGCGTTGTCCGCGAACCGGCAGACCTTTGCGATGACGAACTCCGCGATAGGAACCGATTTCGATCAATCGTTTTATATTCAAAGCGATCTCACGCCGGAGATCCCCTTCTACTTTGAGAGTCTTATCAATTACATCGCGCAACCGGCTAACCTCATCTTCCGTCAGTTCACGAACCCGGGTATCCGGATTGATTCCTGTTTCAGCCAGTACTTTGTTGGAAGTTTTCCGGCCGATTCCAAAAATATAGGTTAAAGCGATTTCTACTCGCTTATCACGCGGCAAGTCAACACCTGCAATACGTGCCATGAATTAGAGACACCTCCTATATTAGATCTCAAATTTTGATTATAAACCAACTAGTGAATGTATTTCAAACAGCTCGGAGTATCATAGAACCCCTCACACACCGAATAGGGGCAGCCGCTCTACGTCTCCTTACTGACTCTTAACGGTTCTGAGTTTTGCGCTTAACCCTGTTTTTGTTTGTGTTTCGGATTTTCGCAGATGACCATGACCGCACCTTTACGGCGAATAATTTTACATTTTTCGCAGATCGGTTTTACAGACGGTCTTACTTTCATCGCGGGTCCCTCCTTTTTAGCAAGTCAATTATTTGAACCGATATGTGATGCGTCCACGCGTCAAATCATATGGCGACAATTCTACCGTCACTTTATCACCTGGCAGAATTCGTATATAATTCATGCGAATTTTGCCTGAAACATGCGCCAAAACTTTGTGTCCATTCTCCAGTTCAACCCGAAACATGGCATTCGGCAAAGGTTCGATCACAGTTCCTTCTACTTCAATGACATCATCTTTCGCCATTGTTTACGCCCCCCTCTTCCAAAGCGTCATCCGGATTTATTTGCTGTGCAAATCGGTTTAAGCAGTACCGCAGCTTCGAATTGGTAACACGACCCGACTCCTGAATACTCTCAAACACTTCCATTGCAAATTCGCCAGTCAATCGAACATGATGGATATTCTTTTTCTTTGGTTGGTCAAATTTGCGTTTGTCACCATCAGCCAACAAAACAAACCGCCCATCCAGTTCTCCGATTACGATCGCATACTTGCCTGTTTCCCGCCCTTTTATCACTTCCACGATTTGTCCAATCAGCGCTCCCGGTTTCTCCGTCATCCCGTATCACCCT
The sequence above is a segment of the Effusibacillus dendaii genome. Coding sequences within it:
- the rpmJ gene encoding 50S ribosomal protein L36 → MKVRPSVKPICEKCKIIRRKGAVMVICENPKHKQKQG
- the rpsM gene encoding 30S ribosomal protein S13 is translated as MARIAGVDLPRDKRVEIALTYIFGIGRKTSNKVLAETGINPDTRVRELTEDEVSRLRDVIDKTLKVEGDLRREIALNIKRLIEIGSYRGVRHRKGLPVRGQRTKTNARTRKGPRRTVAGKKK
- a CDS encoding KOW domain-containing RNA-binding protein, which translates into the protein MTEKPGALIGQIVEVIKGRETGKYAIVIGELDGRFVLLADGDKRKFDQPKKKNIHHVRLTGEFAMEVFESIQESGRVTNSKLRYCLNRFAQQINPDDALEEGGVNNGER
- the rpsK gene encoding 30S ribosomal protein S11, translated to MAKAAGKARGKAAARTKRRDRKNVEAGVAHIRSTFNNTIVTITDPSGNAISWASAGGLGFKGSRKSTPFAAQMAAEAAAQAAMEHGMKTVEVFVKGPGAGREAAIRSLQAVGLEVAMIRDVTPIPHNGCRPPKRRRV
- the rpsD gene encoding 30S ribosomal protein S4, producing MARYTGAVCRLCRREGVKLYLKGERCYSDKCAIDRRPYAPGQHGQTRKKVSEYGLQLREKQKARRVYGVLESQFRSYYQEAARRKGITGETLLQILESRLDNVVYRLGFAASRPEARQIVRHGHITVNGKRVDIPSYLTRVGDVIGINEKSLESPRIKELLESAETKTTPAWLERDLNAKNARIARVPSREEIDIPVAEQMIVELYSR
- the infA gene encoding translation initiation factor IF-1 produces the protein MAKDDVIEVEGTVIEPLPNAMFRVELENGHKVLAHVSGKIRMNYIRILPGDKVTVELSPYDLTRGRITYRFK